The following are encoded together in the Carettochelys insculpta isolate YL-2023 chromosome 24, ASM3395843v1, whole genome shotgun sequence genome:
- the MYCL gene encoding protein L-Myc, which produces MELDSYQHYFYDHDSEEDFYRSTAPSEDIWKKFELVPTPPLSPLCPAGGKASGSGAGERPERLPHGCPPGEEPEYLLDPGELFGNLSAFVLRDCMWSGFSARERLEKLSSGTQRVNPHKPSLAQDLGVSHAASECVDPAAVFPCPLAETKHPPAASGAERQCDSEGEEIDVVTVEKRQSLSMRKPVTITVRADPLDPCMKHFHISIHQQQHNYAARSPPDTGSQEDSSEKEIKEEPVSSPEQAAESSSPEPCPLKTGSSASSDSEDMAKRKNHNYLERKRRNDLRSRFQALRDQVPSLANCPKTPKVVILSKAAEYLQLLVHAERRMAAEKRQLKLRQHQLLKRLALLKGR; this is translated from the exons ATGGAGCTCGACTCTTACCAGCATTACTTCTACGACCATGACTCGGAGGAGGATTTCTACCGCTCCACCGCCCCCAGCGAAGACATCTGGAAGAAATTCGAGCTGGTGCCCACCCCGCCTCTGTCGCCCCTCTGCCCCGCGGGGGGCAAAGCCAGTGGCTCGGGGGCCGGCGAGAGACCCGAGCGGCTCCCCCACGGCTGCCCGCCCGGGGAGGAGCCGGAGTATCTGCTCGACCCCGGGGAGCTCTTCGGGAACCTGAGCGCCTTCGTCCTCCGGGACTGCATGTGGAGCGGCTTCTCCGCCAGGGAGCGGCTGGAGAAGCTGTCCAGCGGCACGCAAAGGGTTAACCCGCACAAGCCCTCCTTGGCCCAGGACTTGGGGGTCAGCCACGCGGCGAGCGAGTGCGTGGACCCGGCCGCGGTCTTCCCCTGCCCCTTGGCCGAGACCAAACATCCCCCCGCCGCCTCCGGAGCCGAGCGGCAATGCGATTCCG AGGGTGAAGAGATCGATGTGGTGACAGTGGAGAAGAGACAATCGCTCAGTATGAGGAAGCCGGTCACCATCACAGTGCGGGCAGACCCCCTGGATCCCTGCATGAAACACTTCCACATCTCtatccaccagcagcagcacaactaTGCTGCTCGCTCTCCGCCGGACACAGGCTCCCAGGAGGATTCCTCTGAGAAGGAGATCAAGGAAGAGCCCGTGAGCAGCCCAGAGCAAGCAGCAGAGAGTTCATCGCCTGAGCCTTGCCCACTGAAAACGGGGAGCAGCGCCAGCTCTGACAGCGAGGACATGGCCAAAAGGAAAAACCACAACTACTTGGAACGCAAGCGGCGAAACGATCTCCGCTCACGCTTCCAGGCGTTGAGGGACCAGGTCCCCAGTCTGGCTAACTGTCCCAAAACACCCAAAGTGGTGATCCTGAGCAAAGCTGCGGAGTACCTGCAGTTGCTAGTTCATGCGGAGAGGAGGATGGCTGCAGAGAAGAGGCAGCTGAAGCTGAGACAGCATCAGCTGCTGAAGCGACTCGCCCTTCTCAAGGGACGCTAG